A genomic segment from Tuwongella immobilis encodes:
- a CDS encoding PQQ-binding-like beta-propeller repeat protein encodes MPRIRLALLVCALLGSTASLVAKDFDWPQWRGPDRSGVSKETGLLASWPENGPAIEWTTTGLGGGFSSPSIADGKIFVMTYLGSDEAVVAMDEATGKILWKKAIGPKGNVSYNQGPRSTPTVDGGMVYVVGVNGTLTCLKTADGSIVWAKNYQNDFGGRMMSGWGYSESVLIDGEKLYCTPGGDNAAIVALNKKTGKPIWAARVPNGGGAGYSSPVTATVGRTKMVINWLGSALVGVNAATGKLLWTYDKNHNGTANIPTPIVKGDLVFASTGYGAGSALLKLVPDNRGGVTAKEQYFLRASDLQNHHGGMVLVGDYVFCGHGHNAGAPSCVELKTGKIVWREDRGPGSGSAAVTYADGKLIFRYQNGVIALISGKTDDYELISKFRQPNYSGAEAWAHPVVANGKMYIMDQDKLICFQLKAN; translated from the coding sequence AGCAAAGAAACCGGCCTGCTGGCATCGTGGCCCGAAAACGGCCCCGCCATCGAGTGGACCACCACCGGCCTGGGTGGCGGCTTCTCCTCGCCGTCGATCGCCGATGGCAAAATCTTTGTCATGACCTACCTGGGCAGCGATGAAGCCGTTGTCGCCATGGACGAAGCCACGGGCAAAATCCTGTGGAAAAAAGCAATCGGTCCCAAAGGAAATGTGAGCTACAATCAAGGACCGCGATCGACCCCAACCGTCGATGGCGGGATGGTTTACGTTGTCGGCGTCAACGGCACACTCACCTGCCTCAAGACGGCAGACGGCTCAATCGTGTGGGCCAAAAATTATCAGAATGACTTCGGTGGCCGAATGATGTCCGGATGGGGATATTCGGAATCGGTCTTGATTGATGGCGAAAAGCTGTATTGCACACCAGGTGGGGATAACGCCGCGATTGTTGCGCTCAACAAGAAGACCGGGAAGCCAATCTGGGCCGCTCGGGTGCCCAATGGCGGTGGCGCGGGCTATTCTTCGCCGGTGACTGCGACGGTCGGCCGAACCAAGATGGTCATCAATTGGCTTGGCTCCGCTCTGGTGGGAGTCAATGCCGCAACCGGCAAGCTGCTTTGGACTTACGACAAAAATCATAACGGCACCGCCAACATCCCGACGCCCATTGTCAAAGGCGATCTCGTGTTCGCATCCACAGGATACGGCGCGGGTTCGGCATTGCTCAAACTGGTGCCGGATAATCGCGGAGGTGTCACCGCCAAGGAACAGTATTTCCTGCGTGCGAGCGATCTGCAAAACCATCACGGTGGCATGGTGCTGGTCGGCGATTACGTCTTCTGCGGCCACGGTCACAACGCCGGTGCCCCCAGTTGCGTGGAATTGAAGACAGGCAAGATCGTTTGGCGAGAAGATCGTGGCCCTGGTTCGGGGTCGGCGGCGGTCACCTATGCGGACGGCAAGCTGATTTTCCGCTACCAAAACGGCGTGATTGCGCTGATTAGTGGCAAGACCGACGACTATGAACTCATCAGCAAGTTCCGTCAGCCGAACTATTCTGGTGCCGAAGCATGGGCACACCCGGTTGTCGCGAACGGCAAAATGTACATCATGGATCAAGACAAGTTGATCTGCTTCCAGTTGAAGGCAAACTGA